Proteins encoded within one genomic window of Deferribacter autotrophicus:
- the purE gene encoding 5-(carboxyamino)imidazole ribonucleotide mutase, whose amino-acid sequence MKIGIIIGSKSDFPVAKTVLDVLKEFGVGYELIVSSAHRTPERTSEWSKTAEEKGIEVIIAIAGAAAHLAGVVASETTLPVIAVPVAATTLGGIDALLSMVQMPGGIPVATMAIGNAGAKNAAIFACQILAVKYPEINERLKKYRQEIKNKVVKDNEEVQKLVQSE is encoded by the coding sequence ATGAAAATAGGAATCATCATTGGAAGTAAATCTGACTTCCCGGTAGCAAAAACCGTTTTGGATGTATTAAAAGAATTTGGCGTAGGGTACGAACTGATAGTATCAAGCGCCCACAGGACACCTGAAAGGACAAGTGAGTGGTCCAAAACAGCAGAAGAAAAAGGGATCGAAGTAATCATAGCAATTGCTGGTGCGGCAGCCCATCTTGCTGGAGTTGTGGCAAGTGAAACAACATTACCAGTTATTGCTGTACCTGTAGCAGCCACGACATTGGGCGGTATTGATGCACTATTATCAATGGTTCAGATGCCTGGCGGAATTCCTGTAGCTACAATGGCAATAGGTAATGCAGGAGCAAAAAATGCTGCTATTTTTGCCTGTCAGATTTTAGCCGTCAAATATCCAGAAATTAACGAACGCCTTAAAAAATATAGGCAGGAAATCAAGAATAAAGTTGTTAAAGACAACGAAGAAGTCCAAAAATTGGTACAGTCTGAATAA